Proteins from one Mycobacterium sp. SMC-2 genomic window:
- the pncA gene encoding pyrazinamidase PncA: protein MRALIIVDVQNDFCEGGSLPVAGGAAVASAINDYLVGEPGYQHVVATQDFHIEPGGHFSDHPDYSSSWPPHCIAGSPGADFRPDLDTSRIEAVFRKGAHAAGYSGFEGVDQNGTPLLDWLRQRGVDEVDVVGIATDQCVRATAEDAARAGLSTRVLVDLTAAVSADSAAQALAEMRSAGIELVGGP from the coding sequence GTGAGGGCGTTGATCATCGTCGACGTGCAAAACGATTTCTGCGAGGGTGGCTCGCTGCCGGTGGCCGGCGGGGCCGCCGTCGCATCCGCCATCAACGACTATCTGGTCGGCGAGCCGGGCTACCAGCATGTCGTAGCAACCCAGGACTTTCATATCGAGCCGGGCGGCCATTTCTCCGATCACCCGGATTACTCGTCGTCATGGCCCCCGCACTGCATCGCCGGAAGCCCGGGTGCGGACTTCCGGCCCGACCTCGACACCAGCCGAATCGAGGCCGTCTTCCGCAAGGGTGCCCACGCCGCGGGATATAGCGGTTTCGAGGGCGTCGATCAGAACGGCACCCCGCTGCTGGACTGGTTGCGGCAGCGCGGGGTCGACGAGGTCGACGTGGTCGGCATCGCCACCGACCAGTGCGTCCGGGCGACCGCCGAGGACGCCGCGCGGGCGGGCCTATCCACCAGGGTGCTGGTGGACCTGACCGCGGCCGTGTCGGCGGATTCGGCGGCGCAAGCGCTGGCCGAGATGCGGTCGGCAGGAATCGAACTGGTCGGGGGGCCGTGA
- a CDS encoding DoxX family protein: MLIRRIARPLLSVAFIGQGVNSLLNPKSAAAAAAPALDGLQALPDSVSGNIPSDPETFAQINAAVQIGGGLLLATGRLPRVAAAALAFTVVPANLGAHSFWNESDPQAKAQKRQQFLTDLSLVGGLLIASADTAGKPSLGWRGRRAAERLSERVSSALPGSHDVDTDFSELGEKIVHGLQVGAERGRELASTAAERGAPYAEAALERGREFASTAAERSKPLAKKARKRGEELAEEAAERAAPLAKRARKRGETLAEKARKRGEDLASTALERGEDLAETARARGTYLAETARARGGYLADTARERLGEQVQAGRRKLS; this comes from the coding sequence ATGTTGATCCGGAGAATCGCGCGCCCGTTGCTGTCAGTGGCATTCATCGGCCAGGGAGTCAATTCCCTGCTCAACCCCAAGTCGGCGGCCGCGGCCGCGGCGCCCGCCTTGGATGGTTTGCAGGCGCTGCCGGATTCGGTGAGCGGCAACATTCCGAGCGACCCCGAGACGTTCGCGCAAATCAACGCGGCGGTTCAGATCGGCGGCGGCCTGCTGCTTGCCACGGGCAGGCTGCCTCGGGTCGCCGCGGCGGCACTCGCGTTCACCGTGGTACCCGCCAACCTCGGGGCGCACTCGTTCTGGAACGAAAGCGACCCGCAGGCGAAAGCTCAGAAACGCCAGCAGTTCCTCACCGACCTCAGCCTGGTGGGCGGATTGTTGATCGCGTCCGCCGACACGGCGGGCAAGCCGTCGCTCGGGTGGCGCGGCCGACGCGCGGCCGAGCGCCTCTCCGAGCGAGTGTCGTCGGCCCTGCCCGGCTCACACGACGTCGATACCGACTTCTCGGAATTGGGCGAGAAGATCGTGCACGGCCTGCAGGTCGGCGCCGAACGTGGCCGCGAACTGGCCAGCACGGCCGCCGAACGGGGCGCGCCGTACGCCGAGGCCGCGCTCGAACGCGGCCGCGAATTCGCCAGCACGGCCGCCGAACGAAGCAAGCCTCTGGCCAAGAAGGCCCGCAAGCGGGGCGAGGAACTCGCCGAGGAAGCGGCCGAGCGAGCCGCACCGCTAGCCAAGAGGGCCCGTAAACGCGGCGAGACGCTGGCCGAGAAGGCACGTAAGCGTGGCGAAGACCTGGCGAGCACGGCCCTTGAGCGCGGCGAGGACCTCGCCGAAACCGCTCGCGCGCGCGGCACTTACCTCGCCGAAACGGCCCGCGCACGGGGCGGCTACCTGGCCGACACCGCGCGCGAGCGACTGGGCGAGCAGGTCCAGGCCGGCCGTCGCAAGCTTTCCTGA
- a CDS encoding gluconokinase, whose product MTGSAPIVVMGVSGSGKSTVGVALAQRLRVPLVDADTLHPPANIAKMAAGEPLDDEDRYPWLDRVGEWLADHSDGGVVSCSALKRKYRDQLRAHCPQVEFLHLAGSPALIGSRLAARTGHFMPAALLRSQFDALEPLDADEAGATVDVGGDAHAIVEDYLHDAD is encoded by the coding sequence GTGACCGGATCGGCCCCCATCGTGGTGATGGGCGTCTCGGGATCGGGCAAGTCGACCGTGGGGGTGGCGCTCGCGCAACGCCTGCGGGTCCCCTTGGTCGACGCCGACACCCTGCACCCGCCGGCCAACATCGCCAAGATGGCGGCCGGCGAACCACTCGACGACGAGGACCGCTATCCGTGGCTGGACAGGGTCGGCGAGTGGCTGGCCGACCATAGTGACGGTGGCGTGGTGAGTTGTTCGGCGCTCAAACGCAAGTACCGCGACCAGCTGCGCGCGCACTGCCCGCAGGTCGAGTTTCTTCACCTCGCCGGCTCACCGGCGCTCATCGGCTCCCGGCTTGCCGCGCGGACCGGTCACTTCATGCCAGCCGCGCTGCTGCGCTCGCAATTCGACGCGCTGGAGCCCCTTGACGCGGACGAAGCGGGCGCGACCGTCGATGTCGGCGGGGACGCGCACGCGATCGTCGAGGATTACCTACACGACGCCGATTGA
- a CDS encoding ecdysteroid 22-kinase family protein gives MHADTAQVIERPGDLTAEWLESALGAGPIADFSVERIGTGQMSECYRVRLSYADGPASLDWPESVVLKVAATDPVSRQTGLALGLYEREVRFYGDIAPRLGGPIAPCYHAAVDDSTGAFDLLLGDAGPAVVGDEIAGATAEQAHLGVVELGRLHGPLLGDTTLAEAPWLNRESPLNQAMIAPLYAGFIDRYGDQIAPEHRVVCERLVASFDGYLAQEAAADRIQGLMHGDYRLDNLLFGAAGADRPLTVVDWQTVSWGPALTDLSYFLGCALPTQDRREHYDDLLRAYHQALGPAAPLTLADVAEGVRRQSFFGVMMAIVSSMLVERTERGDRMFMTMLQRHCDHVLDTDALAVLPVAQTPEPLRPSEEDELAHAPTAEPLWSESWYADFADVTQGLGGWFRLGLIANEQTAWVNALLCGPDMATIAVDARVPLPADPWELRTDSFELGHCAPASLQTYRVDLRARAQAYSDPSALLRGEPGTPVEMTMNLVWATDGVPYKYRLTTRYEIPCTVSGTVTIDDASYRLESVPGQRDHSWGVRDWWSMDWMWSALHLDDGTHLHGVEIRIPGAPTFSVGYCQDAEGTVTDLQTVESRESFGANGLPLNATLALNPGDITADLEVRGQAPVRPTAADGRVSQFPRAWVTVKTADGRGGVGWVEWNRNFGERSG, from the coding sequence ATGCATGCAGACACCGCGCAAGTCATCGAACGACCCGGCGACCTCACCGCCGAATGGCTGGAATCGGCGCTCGGCGCAGGGCCCATCGCCGATTTCTCCGTAGAGCGCATCGGCACCGGGCAGATGAGCGAGTGCTACCGCGTCCGCCTCAGCTACGCCGACGGCCCGGCATCCCTCGACTGGCCCGAGTCGGTGGTCCTCAAGGTAGCGGCCACCGACCCGGTGAGTCGGCAAACGGGCCTGGCGCTGGGCCTCTACGAGCGGGAGGTGCGGTTCTACGGCGACATAGCGCCACGCCTGGGCGGGCCGATCGCGCCCTGCTACCACGCCGCCGTGGATGACTCGACGGGTGCGTTCGATCTACTGCTGGGCGATGCCGGGCCAGCGGTCGTCGGGGACGAAATCGCGGGCGCGACAGCCGAGCAGGCCCACCTCGGTGTGGTCGAGCTGGGGCGGCTGCACGGTCCGCTGCTCGGCGATACCACGCTGGCCGAAGCGCCGTGGCTCAACCGCGAGTCGCCGCTCAACCAGGCGATGATCGCCCCGCTCTACGCCGGCTTCATCGACCGCTACGGCGACCAGATCGCGCCGGAGCACCGCGTGGTGTGCGAACGCCTGGTCGCGTCCTTCGACGGATACCTGGCCCAGGAGGCGGCGGCGGACCGCATCCAGGGCCTGATGCACGGTGACTACCGGTTGGACAACTTGTTGTTCGGCGCAGCCGGGGCGGATCGTCCGTTGACGGTCGTCGACTGGCAGACGGTTTCGTGGGGCCCGGCTTTGACCGACCTCTCCTACTTTCTCGGCTGCGCCCTGCCGACGCAGGATCGTCGGGAGCACTACGACGACTTGCTGCGGGCGTACCACCAGGCGCTGGGGCCGGCGGCGCCCCTCACGCTGGCCGACGTCGCCGAAGGTGTTCGCCGGCAGAGCTTTTTCGGCGTGATGATGGCGATCGTCTCCTCGATGCTGGTGGAGCGCACCGAGCGCGGCGACCGGATGTTCATGACGATGCTGCAACGGCACTGTGATCACGTGCTCGACACGGACGCGCTGGCGGTGCTGCCCGTGGCGCAGACGCCCGAACCCTTGCGGCCGTCGGAGGAGGACGAACTCGCGCACGCTCCGACCGCCGAACCGCTGTGGAGCGAGAGCTGGTATGCCGACTTCGCCGATGTGACACAGGGATTGGGCGGCTGGTTTCGTCTCGGCCTGATCGCGAACGAGCAGACGGCGTGGGTGAACGCGCTGCTGTGCGGCCCCGACATGGCGACCATCGCCGTCGACGCGCGAGTGCCCCTGCCGGCGGACCCCTGGGAATTGCGCACCGACTCCTTCGAACTCGGCCACTGCGCGCCTGCGTCGCTGCAGACCTATCGCGTCGACCTGCGGGCGCGGGCTCAGGCTTACTCCGATCCGTCGGCGCTGTTGCGTGGGGAGCCGGGAACCCCCGTCGAGATGACGATGAACTTGGTGTGGGCCACCGACGGCGTCCCGTACAAGTACCGGTTGACGACACGTTATGAGATCCCGTGCACGGTCTCGGGCACGGTCACGATCGACGACGCCAGCTATCGGCTCGAGTCGGTGCCGGGCCAGCGCGATCACTCCTGGGGCGTGCGCGACTGGTGGAGCATGGACTGGATGTGGAGCGCGCTGCACCTTGACGACGGCACCCACCTGCACGGCGTGGAAATCCGGATTCCCGGCGCACCGACCTTCAGCGTCGGCTACTGTCAGGACGCCGAAGGAACGGTCACTGACCTGCAAACCGTGGAATCGCGAGAGTCCTTCGGCGCCAACGGATTACCGCTAAACGCCACATTGGCCCTCAACCCCGGTGACATCACCGCGGACCTCGAGGTGCGCGGCCAGGCGCCGGTGCGCCCGACCGCCGCCGACGGGCGGGTGAGTCAGTTTCCGCGGGCCTGGGTCACCGTAAAAACGGCGGACGGCCGCGGGGGCGTCGGTTGGGTGGAATGGAACCGTAACTTCGGCGAACGGTCCGGGTGA